One window of Candidatus Methylacidiphilales bacterium genomic DNA carries:
- a CDS encoding ATP-binding protein, producing the protein MLATKTELLAILRQYNPWWQDTRLVDLPKWKRAAFHQMLNWIKNPPAHRALLLSGARQIGKTTLLLQAIEALIESGVPPAKILYATFDHPLLKLAGLDGLLDLWRELEPERNGTEYLFLDEIQYTKDWQTWLKHQVDFFKKRQIIVTGSATPLAAEGQESGVGRWHTLRLATLSFYEYLQIKQIAVPELPVVQSLQSLFTWSPRHFSEVSAQARPLVADFHEYLLRGGFPQSAQVESIAQAQKLLREDIVDKVLKRDMTALFGVRRVLELEQTFLYLCLHDGGLLDIPDLCKNLQVKKPTANNFIALLESTHLIHRLPPFGYGKEILRARYKLYLADAAIAPSVMLKGKSLLEDPAALGVAVETAFFKHVYTRYYDRSIGFSYWRGKKDHEVDIIASVEQRLVPFEIKYRAQDTGAGDLKGMQEFCAAKGVEQGYVITKQITDFSVMPLPKTGVPTHILKIPAPLACYWLGRSEVEGG; encoded by the coding sequence ATGTTGGCCACAAAAACTGAGCTTTTGGCCATTCTACGCCAATACAATCCATGGTGGCAGGATACCCGGTTGGTTGATCTGCCAAAATGGAAACGCGCGGCTTTTCATCAAATGTTGAATTGGATCAAGAATCCACCGGCTCACCGTGCTCTCCTGCTCAGCGGCGCGCGACAGATTGGGAAGACGACCCTGTTGCTCCAGGCCATCGAAGCCCTGATTGAAAGTGGCGTACCACCGGCCAAGATTTTATATGCAACCTTTGACCACCCACTGTTGAAGCTGGCAGGCTTGGACGGACTTCTTGATTTATGGCGGGAACTGGAACCTGAGCGTAATGGAACGGAGTATCTGTTCCTTGACGAAATTCAATACACCAAAGACTGGCAAACCTGGCTCAAGCATCAGGTTGATTTTTTTAAAAAACGGCAGATTATAGTAACGGGATCCGCCACGCCACTCGCGGCCGAGGGACAGGAATCAGGAGTAGGCCGCTGGCATACTCTGCGTCTGGCAACACTGTCTTTTTACGAATACCTGCAAATCAAGCAAATTGCGGTACCGGAGCTTCCCGTGGTGCAATCACTCCAGTCTTTGTTTACCTGGAGCCCCCGGCATTTTTCTGAAGTGTCCGCCCAAGCGCGCCCTCTTGTTGCGGATTTTCATGAGTACCTGCTGCGGGGCGGATTTCCGCAGAGCGCCCAGGTGGAAAGTATTGCCCAGGCTCAGAAATTGCTGCGGGAAGACATCGTGGACAAAGTCCTGAAGCGCGACATGACCGCCTTGTTTGGCGTGCGCCGGGTGTTGGAACTCGAGCAAACTTTTCTTTATCTATGCCTGCACGACGGCGGGCTGCTCGATATACCCGATCTGTGCAAAAATCTCCAAGTCAAGAAGCCGACTGCAAACAACTTTATCGCGTTGTTGGAATCAACCCATCTGATTCACCGCCTGCCGCCATTTGGCTACGGCAAGGAGATCCTGCGCGCCCGCTATAAGTTGTATCTGGCAGACGCCGCCATTGCCCCTAGTGTGATGTTAAAGGGAAAATCACTGCTCGAAGATCCGGCTGCGCTGGGTGTGGCGGTTGAAACGGCATTCTTCAAACATGTTTACACGCGCTACTATGACCGAAGCATCGGATTTTCCTATTGGCGGGGAAAGAAAGACCACGAAGTGGATATCATCGCATCAGTTGAACAGCGTCTTGTGCCCTTCGAAATAAAATACCGCGCACAGGACACGGGGGCCGGCGACCTGAAGGGCATGCAGGAATTTTGCGCGGCAAAAGGGGTGGAACAGGGTTATGTGATCACCAAGCAAATCACAGATTTTTCAGTCATGCCCCTGCCAAAGACCGGCGTTCCTACGCATATCCTAAAAATTCCAGCCCCCCTTGCATGTTACTGGCTGGGTCGTTCCGAAGTTGAAGGTGGCTAA
- the trpA gene encoding tryptophan synthase subunit alpha, giving the protein MNRIDTCFKQLAAENKKAFVAYVVAGDPHPSKTHGIVLALEKAGADIIELGLPFSDPLADGAVNQLGSQRALEAGATVKGLFEAVKKIRKESQIPLVLFTYYNPIFHLGVAEFARQASESGIDGVLILDLPPEEAKAEWPAESALKRISLIAPTTPEDRIRQIAKSSSGFIYYVSREGVTGMQDKLASGIPAQISAIRAHTKLPICVGFGISNPEQAAATAALADGVVVGSAIVNRIAEWGKSPELPAQLRAFVQPLAEATHAV; this is encoded by the coding sequence ATGAATCGGATTGACACATGTTTTAAGCAGTTGGCCGCGGAAAATAAGAAGGCTTTCGTGGCCTACGTCGTGGCCGGCGACCCCCACCCTTCCAAAACGCACGGCATTGTCCTGGCGCTTGAAAAAGCCGGGGCCGACATCATTGAGCTTGGCCTCCCCTTTTCCGACCCTCTCGCAGACGGTGCCGTCAACCAACTCGGCTCCCAACGCGCGCTCGAGGCCGGCGCCACAGTCAAAGGCTTGTTTGAGGCCGTGAAGAAAATCCGCAAGGAAAGCCAGATCCCCCTCGTTCTCTTTACCTACTATAATCCCATTTTCCATCTTGGGGTCGCCGAATTTGCCCGCCAGGCGTCGGAATCCGGCATCGACGGCGTGCTCATCCTGGATTTGCCACCCGAGGAGGCGAAGGCCGAATGGCCCGCCGAGTCCGCGCTCAAGCGTATTTCCCTGATCGCACCCACCACTCCGGAAGACCGCATTCGCCAAATTGCAAAAAGCAGCTCCGGTTTCATTTATTATGTCTCAAGGGAGGGCGTCACGGGCATGCAGGACAAATTGGCTTCGGGTATCCCGGCCCAAATCTCCGCCATTCGCGCGCACACGAAGCTCCCGATTTGCGTGGGATTCGGCATTTCCAACCCCGAACAAGCCGCCGCTACAGCCGCGTTGGCCGATGGCGTCGTGGTGGGCAGCGCGATTGTGAACCGGATCGCAGAATGGGGCAAGAGCCCGGAATTACCCGCCCAACTGCGCGCCTTTGTACAACCTTTGGCCGAAGCCACTCACGCCGTATGA
- the ruvX gene encoding Holliday junction resolvase RuvX: MSRYLCLDFGTKRIGVAASDESLTLATPMPFIEAFPFKPFISQLKKIILEKEVTLIVIGIPRNMDGSYGPAAAKAQEFVLRLKEILVVPIVTVDERLSTVEASRRLRESGKKAKDQKAIIDSNAARIMLQSYLDAKSNFI, encoded by the coding sequence ATGAGCCGTTATCTTTGCCTGGACTTTGGGACCAAACGCATCGGGGTTGCGGCCTCGGATGAAAGCCTGACGCTGGCCACTCCCATGCCCTTTATCGAAGCCTTTCCGTTCAAGCCGTTTATCAGTCAATTAAAAAAAATAATCCTGGAAAAAGAAGTTACGCTGATTGTCATCGGCATCCCCCGTAACATGGACGGCTCCTATGGCCCGGCGGCGGCAAAAGCCCAGGAATTCGTCCTCCGCCTCAAGGAAATCCTGGTCGTTCCGATAGTAACCGTCGATGAACGGCTCAGTACCGTCGAAGCCTCCCGCCGGTTGCGGGAATCGGGCAAAAAGGCAAAAGATCAAAAAGCCATTATCGACAGCAATGCGGCCCGAATTATGTTGCAAAGCTACCTTGACGCTAAATCAAATTTCATCTAG
- a CDS encoding acyloxyacyl hydrolase, which translates to MKNGIGKLIGVSAAGLFCMTLSAWAGAGDLSKQVLTKVEPVAPLFTEDRIEFQAMQGALFSQNDIGPSIPTYDYAKTTLRLGWMLDTPAGDGSWYDGNFEAVMEISTNFVFSGFGNVHVGPTGLVRYNFVQPGWKVVPYVQGGAGIVYSDGYQTSSQRALGGCIEFTPQAGVGIRCLLNNNWSVDLEADFEHISNAGIYSRNLGVNAIGGQVGFSYFFDRLWQ; encoded by the coding sequence ATGAAAAACGGAATAGGCAAACTCATTGGTGTATCGGCAGCGGGACTCTTTTGCATGACGCTCAGCGCTTGGGCCGGTGCGGGTGATTTATCGAAACAGGTTCTGACCAAGGTCGAGCCCGTAGCTCCGCTCTTCACGGAAGACCGGATTGAATTCCAGGCCATGCAGGGCGCCTTGTTTTCACAAAACGACATCGGGCCGAGCATACCAACCTATGATTACGCAAAAACCACCCTCCGCCTGGGCTGGATGCTGGACACACCGGCAGGCGACGGCAGTTGGTACGACGGCAACTTTGAAGCCGTGATGGAAATTTCCACCAACTTCGTCTTCAGCGGCTTCGGAAACGTCCACGTCGGCCCCACTGGTTTGGTGCGTTACAATTTCGTCCAACCCGGCTGGAAAGTGGTGCCCTACGTGCAGGGCGGCGCCGGTATTGTCTATTCCGACGGCTATCAAACCAGCTCGCAGCGCGCCCTTGGCGGATGCATTGAATTCACGCCCCAGGCAGGCGTCGGCATTCGTTGCCTCCTCAACAACAACTGGTCGGTGGATCTGGAAGCTGATTTTGAACACATTTCAAATGCCGGCATTTATTCCCGTAACCTGGGCGTCAACGCAATCGGCGGCCAGGTCGGCTTTAGCTACTTTTTCGACAGGCTCTGGCAATAA
- the truA gene encoding tRNA pseudouridine(38-40) synthase TruA, whose translation MIKTLRNHKLLIAYDGTPFAGWQIQGKKPTVQGHLEQVLARCWGHHVTLYGSGRTDAGVHAHGQVAHFRAEPKFRDFSSLQSALNFYLPREIRILQAKYAPETFHSRFSAKGKEYRYRIAQVPFLDPFEINRAWHVPRKLDIDAMEKAGQLFVGTHDFASFTSNPGYKRETTVRSIRSVRFQQQGTILAISFRGEGFLYRMVRNLVGALVKIGHGRITQQELKKILEAHSRSAAPNTAPACGLYLEKVFYTDRYV comes from the coding sequence GTGATAAAGACGCTCAGGAACCACAAACTGTTGATCGCCTACGATGGCACCCCCTTTGCCGGCTGGCAAATCCAGGGGAAAAAGCCAACCGTCCAGGGCCATCTGGAACAGGTTCTGGCCCGCTGTTGGGGGCATCACGTCACCCTCTACGGATCGGGACGCACCGACGCCGGAGTTCACGCACACGGCCAGGTTGCCCATTTCCGTGCCGAACCCAAATTTCGCGATTTCTCCTCCCTGCAATCCGCCCTCAATTTTTATCTCCCCCGCGAAATTCGAATTCTGCAGGCCAAATACGCCCCCGAAACCTTTCACTCCCGGTTTTCCGCCAAGGGCAAGGAATACCGCTATCGGATCGCCCAAGTGCCGTTTCTGGACCCTTTTGAAATCAACCGCGCCTGGCATGTGCCGCGCAAGCTGGATATCGACGCCATGGAAAAAGCCGGGCAATTGTTCGTCGGAACCCATGACTTCGCGTCCTTTACCAGCAATCCCGGCTACAAGCGCGAAACAACCGTCCGCAGCATCCGCAGCGTCCGCTTCCAGCAACAGGGAACGATCCTCGCCATCTCCTTCCGCGGGGAAGGGTTTCTCTACCGAATGGTCAGGAACCTTGTCGGCGCCCTTGTCAAGATCGGCCACGGACGCATCACGCAGCAGGAACTGAAAAAAATCCTGGAGGCCCACAGCCGCAGCGCCGCTCCCAACACCGCGCCCGCCTGCGGCCTTTATCTGGAAAAGGTTTTTTACACGGACCGCTATGTTTAA
- a CDS encoding tRNA (cytidine(34)-2'-O)-methyltransferase: MFNIVLLKPEIPPNTGNIARLCAATRSRLHLIEPLGFSLDEKQLKRAGMDYWEHVDWKTWPDWPTFFESITGRRFFLLSTKAKTSYASARFQDGDYLIFGPETRGLPESLLAAHPGQCLTIPMPNPEARSLNLSTSAGIVLYEALRQTGKI, from the coding sequence ATGTTTAACATCGTGCTTCTCAAGCCTGAGATCCCGCCGAACACCGGGAACATTGCCCGGCTTTGCGCCGCCACCCGCAGCCGTCTCCATCTCATCGAGCCCCTCGGATTTTCCCTCGACGAAAAGCAATTGAAACGCGCCGGAATGGACTACTGGGAGCATGTGGATTGGAAAACCTGGCCCGATTGGCCGACCTTTTTTGAATCGATCACGGGGCGGCGCTTTTTCCTGTTGAGCACCAAAGCCAAAACATCCTACGCCAGCGCCCGCTTTCAGGATGGCGATTATCTGATTTTCGGCCCTGAAACCCGGGGCCTGCCGGAAAGCCTGCTGGCCGCCCACCCCGGCCAATGCCTGACAATCCCCATGCCCAACCCCGAAGCCCGGAGCCTGAACCTCTCCACCTCCGCAGGCATCGTTCTCTACGAAGCCCTCCGCCAGACAGGAAAGATTTAA
- a CDS encoding serine hydrolase: MIRVLGCAALLGMLSMPAPAWSEVTPKIKPVTAAKKHVPPVPDLPPQALKAADTYSIRHRGLALLVIQNNRILLEDYQEGSGQDVKHRIYSGTKGFWTLAGLAATEDGLLHLNEPVADTLPQWYVDPRKAPLCLCELLNFTSGLEPDFPLHGIDGSNRDTRAMRDKILAPRGQAFIYGPAAMQVFHEVLKHRLADWNETPTEYLERRVLYPLGLGPQRYLPDSDNNPLIASGFMITAREWAAMGRCLLHRGWPILANNSLTPALRGSSVNPAYSLGFWNNHAVTAPDANEVDIEEMLELDWYRQNWSHAVLSLAAPPDLFASIGSAGQRLYVVPSRNLVVVRLSRDSHFKDSEFLQCLFGNPQSLQ, encoded by the coding sequence ATGATCCGTGTACTCGGCTGCGCGGCCCTGCTTGGAATGCTTTCAATGCCCGCCCCGGCGTGGTCCGAAGTCACGCCCAAAATCAAACCTGTCACTGCCGCCAAAAAACATGTCCCGCCCGTCCCCGATCTGCCCCCGCAGGCCCTGAAAGCCGCCGACACCTATTCGATCCGGCATCGCGGACTCGCCCTCCTCGTCATTCAAAACAACCGCATCCTGCTTGAAGACTACCAGGAGGGAAGCGGGCAGGACGTCAAACACCGGATCTACAGCGGCACAAAAGGATTCTGGACTCTGGCCGGCCTCGCGGCGACCGAGGACGGACTGCTTCATCTCAATGAACCCGTTGCCGATACTCTCCCCCAGTGGTATGTCGATCCCAGAAAGGCGCCTCTGTGCCTCTGCGAACTGCTCAATTTTACCAGCGGCTTGGAACCCGATTTTCCGCTTCACGGGATCGATGGCTCCAATCGCGACACCCGCGCCATGCGGGACAAAATACTCGCGCCACGCGGCCAGGCTTTTATCTACGGGCCTGCCGCCATGCAGGTTTTTCATGAAGTCCTCAAGCACCGCCTGGCGGATTGGAACGAAACGCCCACTGAATACCTCGAGCGCCGCGTTCTGTACCCGCTCGGGCTCGGCCCGCAACGCTACCTGCCCGACAGCGACAACAACCCTCTCATCGCATCGGGTTTTATGATTACCGCTCGCGAATGGGCGGCGATGGGGCGCTGCCTTCTCCATCGGGGCTGGCCAATCCTCGCAAACAATTCCCTGACACCGGCTTTACGGGGCAGCAGCGTCAACCCGGCGTACAGCCTTGGTTTCTGGAACAACCATGCGGTCACGGCTCCGGATGCCAATGAAGTCGATATCGAGGAAATGCTGGAACTCGATTGGTACCGGCAGAACTGGAGTCATGCCGTGCTGTCGCTAGCCGCGCCGCCCGATCTGTTTGCCAGCATCGGTTCGGCGGGGCAGCGGCTCTACGTCGTCCCGTCCAGGAATCTTGTCGTCGTCCGCCTCTCCCGCGACAGCCATTTCAAGGACTCCGAGTTCCTCCAATGCCTCTTCGGGAATCCCCAGTCACTGCAATAG